In Acidobacteriota bacterium, a single genomic region encodes these proteins:
- the thiD gene encoding bifunctional hydroxymethylpyrimidine kinase/phosphomethylpyrimidine kinase has product MAAPPPRVLTIAGSDSGGCSGAPADLRTFAAYGVHGLCVLTAVTAQSAAEVRAVEPLGPDLVRQQLETAEEIGIEAIKIGMLADAATVEVVASWLERLPPTPAVLDPVLRSTSGTALLDAEAMPMLVERLLPQLLLVTPNLFEAEALSGETITGLEEARNAARRIERMGPSVLVTGGHGYPAAAYRSNGGTAGGGGEVTDLLFDGNRFEAFVHPRIRTRWRRGTGCTLSAAVAAGLGWHLPLQEAVRRAVAFVERALRGSYPLGRSGGHGSLDPMAGRRGRR; this is encoded by the coding sequence ATGGCTGCACCGCCGCCGCGCGTCCTGACGATTGCCGGTTCGGACTCCGGCGGCTGCTCGGGTGCCCCAGCGGACCTGAGGACGTTCGCGGCCTACGGGGTTCACGGACTGTGCGTTCTGACCGCGGTCACCGCCCAGTCGGCGGCCGAGGTGCGTGCGGTGGAGCCCCTGGGGCCCGACCTCGTGCGCCAGCAGTTGGAGACGGCCGAGGAGATCGGCATCGAGGCGATCAAGATCGGCATGCTCGCCGACGCGGCGACCGTGGAAGTCGTGGCAAGCTGGCTGGAGCGGCTGCCGCCGACGCCGGCGGTGCTGGACCCGGTGCTCAGATCGACCTCGGGGACGGCGCTTCTCGACGCGGAGGCGATGCCGATGCTCGTGGAGCGGCTGCTTCCACAGCTTCTGCTGGTGACGCCGAATCTGTTCGAGGCGGAGGCTCTTTCCGGGGAGACGATCACCGGTCTGGAGGAAGCCCGCAACGCGGCCCGCCGGATCGAGCGGATGGGTCCGAGCGTGCTGGTCACGGGTGGCCACGGCTATCCGGCTGCCGCCTACCGATCGAACGGCGGTACGGCCGGAGGCGGCGGCGAAGTGACGGATCTGCTGTTCGACGGCAACCGTTTCGAGGCCTTCGTCCACCCGAGGATCCGGACGCGCTGGCGGCGTGGCACGGGCTGTACGCTCTCGGCCGCGGTCGCGGCCGGGCTGGGCTGGCATCTGCCGCTCCAGGAAGCCGTACGGCGGGCGGTCGCCTTCGTCGAACGCGCGCTGCGGGGTTCCTACCCTCTGGGGCGGAGCGGCGGACACGGTTCGCTCGATCCGATGGCAGGCCGCCGCGGCCGGCGGTGA
- a CDS encoding DHH family phosphoesterase produces MLSELARSRFAAFREYIEHTDPRARWLVLTHNNPDPDALAAAAALAKVLRSGFGRPATPAYGGIIGRAENQEMVRSLDLDFSQARRLKLANYRYVALVDCQPATGNSPLPAERMPEVVIDHHPPRPSTAATPFHDLRTDYAAAATIAAEYLLAAGVPVTRREATAIVYAIRSETLDFCRGSSAADRAIHDHFNAQALPRLLGRIRNPRLPLNYFETLREALANLYGVDTLILSRLGPVAQPDIVPEIADLLLRLEGCTWSMCSGLHEDRLYCSIRTTNTRADASRIMRRLVGRNGRGGGHGMIAGGWMPRARGDDDAVRRQQDRLAARLARLLRKDPDRITPIARG; encoded by the coding sequence ATGCTGAGCGAACTGGCCCGGAGCCGTTTCGCCGCGTTCCGCGAGTACATCGAGCACACGGATCCGCGGGCGCGCTGGCTCGTCCTGACCCACAACAACCCGGACCCCGATGCGCTGGCCGCCGCGGCCGCCCTGGCGAAGGTCCTGCGGTCCGGGTTCGGGCGCCCCGCCACGCCGGCCTACGGCGGCATCATCGGCCGAGCCGAGAACCAGGAGATGGTTCGCTCCCTCGACCTCGACTTCAGCCAGGCCCGGCGGCTGAAGCTAGCCAACTACCGCTACGTGGCGCTGGTCGACTGTCAACCGGCGACCGGCAACAGCCCGCTACCGGCCGAGCGGATGCCCGAGGTCGTCATCGATCACCATCCGCCCCGTCCGAGCACGGCCGCAACGCCCTTCCACGACCTCAGAACCGACTATGCCGCCGCCGCCACGATCGCCGCCGAGTACCTGCTCGCCGCCGGAGTGCCGGTCACCCGCCGGGAAGCGACCGCGATCGTCTACGCGATCCGTAGCGAGACCCTCGACTTCTGCCGCGGCTCCAGCGCCGCGGACCGCGCGATCCACGACCACTTCAACGCTCAGGCCCTGCCACGCTTGCTGGGCCGGATTCGGAACCCCAGGCTGCCGCTGAACTACTTCGAGACCCTGCGCGAGGCGCTAGCCAACCTCTACGGCGTGGACACCCTGATCCTGAGCCGGCTCGGCCCGGTGGCCCAACCCGACATCGTTCCCGAGATCGCCGACCTGCTGCTGCGCCTGGAAGGGTGCACCTGGTCGATGTGCAGCGGCCTCCACGAAGACCGCCTCTACTGCTCGATCCGGACCACGAACACCCGCGCCGACGCTTCGCGCATCATGCGCCGCCTGGTCGGACGCAACGGCCGCGGCGGCGGCCACGGCATGATCGCCGGCGGCTGGATGCCCAGGGCCAGGGGAGACGATGACGCGGTGCGCCGCCAGCAGGACCGGCTGGCAGCCAGGCTGGCCCGACTCCTGCGCAAGGATCCGGACCGGATCACGCCCATAGCCCGCGGCTGA
- a CDS encoding VWA domain-containing protein — MNGTLSFRSPAFVPALLAGSMLIAPLSLAGQEVPSRPPGATFEDTVHVKVINVQVFVRDRDGNPVTGLTKDDFVLLEQKRPVPITNFYEVHERVKVGAVAGLVPGEPEQHIIDRPGLARRNYVVPEDERLNLVIYVDHHNIRPQNRNRFFRYVREFLRQHVTRDDRVMLLTFNRSVKVEREFTSDPQMIANALYDLEKHTGGRTMWDSDRADLIRDIGEEDRDYHFVQGRVRIYSQQIYNDMQFTLDGLKDSVISLAGMPGRKAFLYVSDGLPMRAGADMWEALDQRGRSVDSIEYNQNFFLDSLQYDSSRRFTDLVDTANANEVSFYTVDASGPMGINSRDASMQGMAFSSNIDSVARDNMHSSVMYMAEETGGQYIVNTNNFRDGLNRIALDFASYYSLGFQPGHAGTGRKYNIDVDLTKEAQERLGLRRERFVRHRESYRDKSVDTEMTEGTLAALKLGYEKNDLEISLVKADEIRREERGLYTVHVDVQVPIGEMTLVPVGTEGEHLLRARIWVQALASNGDISPPQVEPFELTIPAGDLERAMESYYTYTLPLIMKEGDQRLTVAVRDEVAGATSFVTRTLRVGA, encoded by the coding sequence ATGAACGGAACGCTCTCATTTCGATCGCCTGCGTTCGTTCCGGCACTGCTCGCCGGGTCGATGCTGATCGCTCCGCTTTCCCTCGCCGGCCAGGAGGTGCCTTCCAGGCCGCCCGGCGCCACGTTCGAGGACACCGTCCACGTCAAGGTGATCAATGTCCAGGTCTTCGTCCGCGACCGGGACGGCAACCCCGTGACGGGTCTGACGAAGGACGACTTCGTCCTGCTTGAGCAGAAGCGTCCGGTACCGATCACGAACTTCTACGAGGTCCACGAGCGGGTCAAGGTCGGCGCGGTTGCCGGCCTGGTGCCGGGCGAGCCGGAGCAGCACATCATCGACCGGCCCGGGCTTGCGCGCCGGAACTACGTCGTGCCCGAGGACGAGCGCCTGAACCTGGTGATCTACGTCGACCACCACAACATCCGCCCCCAGAACCGGAACCGCTTCTTCCGCTACGTCCGGGAGTTCCTGCGCCAGCACGTGACCCGCGACGACCGCGTCATGCTCCTGACCTTCAACCGTTCGGTGAAGGTGGAGCGTGAGTTCACGAGCGACCCCCAGATGATCGCCAACGCGCTCTACGACCTGGAGAAGCACACCGGCGGCCGGACGATGTGGGACTCCGACCGGGCCGATCTGATCCGCGACATCGGTGAGGAAGATCGCGACTACCACTTCGTGCAGGGGCGCGTGCGGATCTACTCGCAGCAGATCTACAACGACATGCAGTTCACGCTCGACGGACTGAAGGACAGCGTCATCTCGCTGGCGGGCATGCCGGGCCGCAAGGCCTTCCTCTACGTCTCGGACGGGCTGCCGATGAGGGCCGGCGCGGACATGTGGGAGGCGCTGGACCAGCGCGGCCGCTCCGTCGACTCGATCGAGTACAACCAGAACTTCTTCCTCGACTCGCTGCAGTACGACTCGAGCCGGCGTTTCACCGACCTCGTGGACACGGCCAACGCGAACGAGGTCTCGTTCTACACCGTCGACGCCTCGGGGCCGATGGGCATCAACTCCCGCGACGCCTCGATGCAGGGCATGGCCTTCTCGTCGAACATCGACTCCGTCGCCCGGGACAACATGCACTCTTCCGTCATGTACATGGCCGAAGAGACCGGCGGCCAGTACATCGTCAACACGAACAACTTCCGCGACGGTCTGAACCGGATCGCTCTCGACTTCGCGAGCTACTACTCGCTCGGCTTCCAGCCGGGTCACGCGGGCACGGGCCGGAAGTACAACATCGATGTCGACCTCACGAAGGAGGCGCAGGAACGGCTCGGCCTCAGGCGTGAGCGCTTCGTCCGCCACCGCGAGAGCTACCGCGACAAGTCGGTCGACACGGAGATGACCGAAGGCACCCTGGCGGCACTCAAGCTCGGCTACGAGAAGAACGACCTGGAGATTTCGCTCGTCAAGGCGGACGAGATCCGCCGCGAGGAGCGGGGCCTCTACACGGTTCACGTCGACGTCCAGGTTCCGATCGGCGAGATGACCCTGGTGCCGGTGGGGACCGAGGGCGAGCACCTCCTGCGCGCCCGGATCTGGGTGCAGGCGCTGGCATCGAACGGCGACATCTCCCCGCCCCAGGTCGAGCCGTTCGAACTCACGATCCCGGCCGGGGACCTGGAACGCGCCATGGAGAGCTACTACACGTACACGCTGCCGTTGATCATGAAGGAGGGCGACCAGCGCCTGACGGTGGCGGTGCGGGACGAGGTTGCTGGAGCAACTTCCTTCGTCACGCGGACCCTGCGTGTCGGCGCCTGA
- a CDS encoding NAD(P)H-hydrate dehydratase, whose protein sequence is MRVVTSEEMRDVEAAAIESLSVPAIVLMENAARATADAIAECFPCARRIAIACGRGNNGGDGLALLRDLATRGYEATAFVAGPLDRLSVDATRQFVSCEQLGLSPRSVPDPATDDEVNEDYELWVDALLGTGLNRPVEGPVANWVDWLGRRRGDVPLVSVDLPTGVDASSAVPPGPHVAADLTVALGFPKVANVLAPAADAGGRLWIGDLGVPLPEPPPGPDALYQSRREDLAGCLRARQRDAHKGTFGHVVVAGGSTGYSGAVVLAARAAVRGGAGLVTAAVPEHLVQVVDAGSIESMTLGLPRLGKGWSRDAVEPLLQTIVERASPGALALGPGLGLSDDARVLARQIVARSAAPVVLDADGISAFAGDPEALLARDSDLVITPHPGELARLLGVSVSAVTESRWEHARRAARETGAVVVLKGRQTLISDPALGTWVNPTGNPGMASGGSGDVLTGVIAALLAQGLDPPAAARLGAYAHGLSGDLAAKRWGEISMAACDLVDELGAAFQSLEE, encoded by the coding sequence GTGAGGGTCGTCACCTCCGAGGAAATGCGCGACGTCGAGGCCGCGGCGATCGAGAGCCTCAGCGTGCCGGCGATCGTCCTGATGGAGAACGCCGCGCGCGCGACCGCGGACGCGATCGCCGAGTGCTTTCCGTGTGCCCGGCGGATCGCCATCGCCTGCGGCCGGGGCAACAACGGCGGCGACGGGCTCGCGTTGCTCCGCGATCTCGCGACCCGCGGCTACGAGGCGACGGCTTTCGTTGCCGGTCCGCTCGACCGGCTGAGCGTCGACGCGACAAGGCAGTTCGTGTCGTGCGAACAGCTCGGGCTCTCGCCCCGGTCGGTGCCGGACCCGGCCACGGACGACGAAGTGAACGAGGACTATGAGCTCTGGGTCGACGCCCTGCTCGGCACGGGCCTGAACCGACCCGTCGAGGGACCGGTGGCGAACTGGGTCGACTGGCTTGGAAGGCGCCGCGGCGACGTGCCGCTCGTCTCGGTCGACCTGCCGACGGGCGTCGACGCGTCGTCGGCGGTGCCCCCGGGTCCCCATGTGGCGGCCGATCTGACCGTGGCGCTGGGGTTCCCCAAAGTCGCGAACGTGCTGGCACCGGCAGCGGACGCCGGCGGCCGTCTCTGGATCGGCGATCTCGGCGTTCCGTTGCCCGAACCGCCGCCGGGCCCGGACGCCCTCTACCAGTCGCGACGGGAGGACCTGGCTGGTTGCCTTCGGGCCCGGCAGCGCGACGCGCACAAGGGGACCTTCGGCCACGTAGTCGTCGCGGGCGGCTCGACCGGCTACAGCGGCGCCGTGGTGCTGGCTGCGCGAGCGGCGGTCAGGGGCGGCGCCGGCCTGGTGACGGCGGCAGTGCCCGAACATCTCGTTCAGGTGGTCGACGCCGGTTCGATCGAGTCGATGACCCTTGGGCTGCCGAGGCTGGGAAAGGGGTGGTCCCGTGACGCCGTCGAACCGCTGCTCCAGACGATCGTGGAGCGCGCCTCGCCCGGCGCGCTGGCGCTCGGTCCGGGCCTGGGGCTCTCCGACGATGCCCGCGTGCTGGCGCGACAGATCGTCGCCCGGAGCGCGGCGCCGGTCGTGCTCGACGCGGACGGCATCTCCGCCTTCGCCGGCGACCCCGAGGCGCTTCTCGCGCGCGACTCGGACCTGGTGATCACGCCGCATCCGGGAGAACTTGCCCGGCTCCTCGGCGTGTCGGTGTCGGCGGTCACGGAAAGCCGCTGGGAGCATGCGAGGCGGGCAGCCCGCGAGACGGGAGCGGTCGTCGTGCTCAAGGGCCGCCAGACCCTGATCTCGGACCCGGCCCTGGGCACCTGGGTCAACCCGACGGGGAATCCGGGTATGGCGTCGGGCGGTAGCGGCGACGTGCTGACCGGTGTGATCGCGGCGCTCCTGGCCCAGGGACTCGACCCTCCCGCGGCCGCCCGGCTGGGCGCTTACGCTCATGGGCTGTCCGGCGACCTGGCGGCGAAGCGCTGGGGGGAGATCTCGATGGCCGCCTGCGACCTCGTGGACGAGCTGGGGGCCGCGTTCCAGTCACTCGAAGAATGA
- a CDS encoding phage holin family protein produces the protein MTTKIVEALATLSGLGGSLARSAAALLEAEVEQLRFDLARNWARLLRLVLLAAFVFGAVFWALGALVFAAGAGLAHVLPVWAAALAVAGGLLVLALILIRVVRLRARRLESPVGTVRRRVGSHLDFWRDVLESDEGGDDAPGGTAPGGTS, from the coding sequence ATGACCACGAAGATCGTCGAGGCTCTCGCGACCCTGAGCGGACTGGGAGGTTCGCTGGCACGGTCGGCGGCGGCGCTGCTGGAGGCCGAAGTCGAGCAACTGCGCTTCGACCTGGCGCGGAACTGGGCTCGTCTGCTCCGTCTGGTCCTGCTCGCCGCCTTTGTCTTCGGCGCCGTGTTCTGGGCGCTCGGCGCTCTGGTCTTCGCGGCGGGTGCGGGCCTGGCCCACGTGCTGCCGGTGTGGGCGGCGGCGCTTGCGGTGGCCGGCGGCCTGCTGGTGCTGGCGCTCATCCTGATTCGGGTCGTTCGGCTGCGGGCGCGCCGGCTCGAGTCACCGGTTGGCACCGTCAGGCGCCGCGTCGGCAGCCACCTTGACTTCTGGCGCGACGTGCTGGAGTCGGACGAAGGCGGGGATGATGCACCTGGGGGAACGGCACCTGGGGGAACGTCGTGA
- a CDS encoding prolipoprotein diacylglyceryl transferase, whose amino-acid sequence MISELFHIGPLSVSPFGVMLVAALFAASLQLRWGLRQVGSSASRAADDAAALLLAGAVGGIVGGKAYYALLYGDWHLLYSRAGLVWYGGFLVGAAAVLLVMRRRRMPLWQSADATAPALALGYGVGRIGCLLVGDDYGVPTDLPWGMTFAEGPIPTVASAMEREFGVELPPDIAADALVAVHPTQIYETVTALLIFWFGRSLLARGTAPGGVALPVVGLLSLERFLVEFLRAKDDRFFGVLTVAQLIAIAILLLIASLWLHRRRAS is encoded by the coding sequence GTGATCTCCGAGCTGTTCCACATCGGTCCGCTCTCCGTTTCTCCGTTTGGCGTGATGCTCGTGGCGGCGCTGTTCGCGGCCAGCCTCCAGTTGCGCTGGGGCCTCCGGCAGGTGGGCTCGAGCGCTTCCCGTGCCGCGGACGACGCGGCTGCCCTGCTGCTGGCCGGCGCCGTGGGCGGCATCGTCGGCGGCAAGGCGTACTACGCGCTGCTGTATGGCGACTGGCACCTGCTCTACAGCCGTGCCGGGCTGGTCTGGTATGGCGGGTTCCTGGTCGGTGCGGCGGCGGTGCTGCTGGTCATGCGGCGCCGGCGAATGCCGCTCTGGCAGTCCGCCGATGCCACCGCGCCCGCCCTGGCGCTCGGCTACGGCGTCGGCCGCATCGGTTGCCTGCTGGTCGGCGACGACTACGGCGTGCCCACCGACCTGCCCTGGGGCATGACCTTTGCGGAAGGTCCCATCCCCACGGTGGCGAGTGCGATGGAGCGGGAGTTCGGGGTCGAACTGCCGCCGGACATCGCCGCCGACGCCCTGGTCGCGGTACACCCCACGCAGATCTACGAGACCGTTACCGCCTTGCTGATCTTCTGGTTCGGCAGGTCGTTGCTCGCCCGCGGGACGGCGCCGGGCGGCGTGGCCCTTCCGGTCGTCGGCCTGCTGTCGCTGGAGCGTTTCCTGGTCGAGTTCCTGCGCGCCAAGGACGATCGGTTCTTTGGCGTTCTGACAGTGGCTCAGTTGATCGCCATCGCCATCCTGCTTCTGATCGCTTCGCTATGGCTGCACCGCCGCCGCGCGTCCTGA
- a CDS encoding 3-hydroxybutyryl-CoA dehydrogenase has protein sequence MEVERVGLVGCGLMGRGIAEICARAGIPVTVREVNQDVLDKGLGAVRASLAKSLERRRIDVEEHDRALANLTGTVELSDLAGSDLVVEAIVEDLETKRELFVALDGMVGDACIFASNTSSLTLTQLAASTARPDRFVGLHFFNPVPAMRLVEVVRTLMTSDEAYDACWNLAERVGKTPVACGDNSGFIVNRLLIPYLLDAVRAYESGVGSMEDIDTAMKLGCGYPMGPFTLSDFIGLDTMYSVANIMFDEYRETRFAPPTLLKQLVQAGHLGRKTGKGFFDYS, from the coding sequence ATGGAAGTGGAACGCGTAGGGTTGGTCGGCTGCGGTCTGATGGGCCGGGGCATCGCGGAGATCTGTGCACGGGCCGGTATCCCGGTCACTGTGCGCGAAGTCAACCAGGACGTGCTCGACAAGGGGCTCGGCGCGGTGCGTGCATCCCTGGCCAAGAGCCTCGAGCGGCGGCGCATCGATGTCGAGGAACATGACCGGGCACTGGCGAACCTGACCGGAACCGTCGAACTGTCCGATCTCGCCGGTTCCGACCTGGTGGTCGAGGCGATCGTCGAGGACCTGGAAACCAAGCGCGAGCTGTTCGTCGCGCTGGACGGCATGGTAGGCGACGCCTGCATCTTCGCCAGCAACACGTCCTCGCTGACCCTGACGCAGCTCGCGGCCTCGACGGCCCGGCCCGACCGGTTCGTCGGGCTCCACTTCTTCAACCCGGTGCCGGCGATGCGGCTGGTCGAGGTGGTGCGGACCCTGATGACCTCGGACGAGGCCTACGACGCCTGCTGGAACCTGGCCGAGCGCGTGGGCAAGACGCCGGTGGCCTGCGGCGACAACTCCGGCTTCATCGTCAACCGGCTGCTGATTCCGTACCTGCTCGACGCCGTTCGCGCCTACGAGAGCGGCGTCGGCAGCATGGAGGACATCGATACCGCGATGAAGCTCGGCTGCGGCTACCCGATGGGGCCGTTCACGCTGAGCGACTTCATCGGCCTGGACACGATGTACTCGGTCGCCAACATCATGTTCGACGAGTACCGGGAGACGCGCTTCGCGCCGCCGACGTTGCTGAAGCAACTGGTCCAGGCGGGACATCTGGGGCGCAAGACGGGCAAGGGCTTCTTTGACTACAGTTGA
- the tsaE gene encoding tRNA (adenosine(37)-N6)-threonylcarbamoyltransferase complex ATPase subunit type 1 TsaE codes for MIVRTESADETRQLGVELAARLRPDGTALLFGDLGSGKTVLTQGIAEGLGLDATLVQSPTFTLIHEYDRSPVSGRGPVPLVHVDLYRLEPEEVEAIGIDEFLAGDGVKVVEWADRLPQPPSAVEVRLRMGAGPEEREVEILD; via the coding sequence ATGATCGTTCGCACAGAGAGTGCCGACGAAACCCGACAACTCGGTGTCGAACTGGCAGCCCGGCTCCGACCCGACGGCACGGCGCTTCTGTTCGGCGACCTCGGATCCGGCAAGACGGTGCTGACGCAGGGCATCGCGGAGGGCCTGGGGCTGGACGCGACCCTGGTCCAGTCGCCGACGTTCACGCTGATTCACGAGTACGACCGGAGTCCCGTTTCCGGCCGGGGACCCGTGCCCCTCGTGCACGTCGACCTCTACCGCCTGGAGCCGGAGGAGGTGGAGGCGATCGGCATCGATGAGTTCCTGGCGGGGGACGGGGTCAAGGTCGTGGAGTGGGCGGACCGTCTGCCGCAGCCGCCGTCCGCGGTCGAGGTGCGGCTGCGCATGGGCGCCGGGCCGGAGGAGCGGGAGGTCGAGATCCTTGACTGA
- a CDS encoding TIGR04282 family arsenosugar biosynthesis glycosyltransferase, with amino-acid sequence MSTRRLLLFARAPVPGRVKTRLVAPGGLTAAGAASLHRALVADLGHRLSAGAWELVLMWALTADAEPPSDLAPVAVPWRLQEGRDLGERLYNGLRWAVDGADRVAAVGSDHPDLDSARVEEAFEALDAGRDAVLGPAADGGYYLIALRREALCPRLFEGIVWGSPSVFVTTLSRLGELGLDTGLLPEAHDLDTVADLARFRQRLKRRAELRSLCPRTAEVLL; translated from the coding sequence GTGAGTACGCGACGCCTGCTCCTCTTCGCCAGGGCTCCGGTCCCGGGCCGGGTGAAGACCCGGCTGGTGGCGCCCGGGGGGCTCACGGCTGCCGGCGCCGCTTCGCTGCACCGCGCGCTCGTCGCGGATCTGGGACACCGCCTAAGCGCCGGTGCCTGGGAGCTTGTCCTGATGTGGGCGTTGACAGCGGACGCCGAGCCCCCCTCGGACCTGGCGCCCGTCGCCGTGCCGTGGCGTCTTCAGGAGGGGCGGGACCTGGGGGAGCGTCTCTACAACGGGCTTCGCTGGGCGGTCGATGGCGCCGACCGGGTGGCGGCGGTGGGTAGCGACCACCCCGACCTCGACTCCGCGCGCGTGGAGGAGGCTTTCGAGGCACTCGACGCCGGCCGTGATGCCGTGCTCGGGCCGGCGGCGGACGGCGGCTACTACCTGATCGCGCTACGGCGGGAAGCGCTTTGCCCGCGCCTGTTCGAGGGCATTGTCTGGGGTTCCCCGTCGGTGTTCGTCACGACGCTTTCGCGTCTGGGCGAACTCGGCCTGGACACGGGGCTTCTGCCCGAGGCGCATGATCTCGACACGGTGGCTGACCTCGCCCGCTTCCGCCAACGGCTCAAGCGCCGGGCCGAGTTGCGTTCGCTCTGTCCGCGCACCGCCGAGGTCCTCCTGTGA
- the guaA gene encoding glutamine-hydrolyzing GMP synthase, with the protein MTEHETVLVLDFGGQYTQLIARRVRELRVYCEIHPFDLSVDEVRARKPVGIVLSGGPDSVYEENAPQADPELLRLGIPVLGICYGMQWMSQVLGGRVVASGMREYGRTEISLSALDGGLFAGLDAEQEVWMSHGDRVDEVPSGFEATASAPTVPVVAVQDRERALFGIQFHPEVTHTDSGREMLRNFLYGACSASGAWRMASYAEEATAAIAEQVGPTDRVLCALSGGVDSAVAASLVRRAVGDRLTAVFVDNGLLRKNERTTVEGSLSAGLDLHLVVVDAASEFLGELAGVTDPEEKRRTIGRVFIEVFQREAKRLERTGDGGRIRYLVQGTLYPDVIESVSAFGPSAMIKSHHNVGGLPEQLGFDLIEPLRFLFKDEVRKLGRELGLGSEFVGRHPFPGPGLGVRILGDVTADRVAVLQEADAIFIDELREAGLYDRVSQALAVLLPVQSVGVMGDGRSYENVVALRSVETEDFMTADWSQLPHEFLGRVAGRIVNEVAGVNRVVYDLTSKPPGTIEWE; encoded by the coding sequence GTGACCGAGCACGAGACCGTTCTCGTCCTCGACTTCGGCGGCCAGTACACCCAGTTGATCGCACGGCGGGTGCGGGAACTCAGGGTCTACTGCGAGATCCACCCGTTCGACCTGTCCGTCGACGAAGTGCGGGCCCGCAAGCCCGTCGGCATCGTGCTCTCGGGAGGGCCGGACAGCGTCTACGAGGAAAACGCGCCGCAGGCCGACCCGGAACTGCTGCGGCTGGGCATTCCCGTCCTCGGCATCTGCTACGGCATGCAGTGGATGTCCCAGGTCCTCGGCGGCCGCGTCGTGGCGTCGGGCATGCGCGAGTACGGCCGCACGGAGATTTCCCTGTCCGCCCTGGACGGAGGCCTGTTCGCGGGACTCGATGCGGAGCAGGAAGTCTGGATGTCGCACGGGGACCGCGTCGACGAGGTGCCGTCGGGCTTCGAGGCGACCGCCTCGGCGCCGACCGTGCCGGTGGTGGCCGTCCAGGACCGGGAACGGGCCCTGTTCGGGATTCAGTTCCACCCCGAGGTCACCCATACGGACAGCGGGCGCGAGATGCTGCGGAACTTCCTCTACGGCGCCTGTTCCGCGTCCGGCGCGTGGCGGATGGCGTCCTACGCCGAGGAGGCCACGGCGGCGATCGCGGAACAGGTTGGGCCGACGGACCGGGTTCTCTGCGCCCTCTCGGGAGGTGTCGACTCGGCCGTGGCGGCGAGCCTGGTGCGGCGGGCGGTCGGCGATCGCCTGACCGCGGTGTTCGTGGACAACGGCCTGCTGCGCAAGAACGAACGGACGACCGTGGAAGGGAGTCTCAGTGCCGGGCTCGACCTCCATCTGGTCGTGGTCGATGCCGCGAGCGAGTTCCTGGGAGAACTCGCCGGCGTCACCGACCCGGAAGAGAAGCGGCGCACGATCGGCCGGGTGTTCATCGAGGTGTTCCAGCGCGAGGCGAAGAGGCTGGAGAGGACGGGAGACGGCGGCAGGATCCGCTATCTGGTCCAGGGCACGCTCTACCCGGATGTGATCGAGTCGGTTTCGGCCTTCGGCCCGTCGGCGATGATCAAGAGCCACCACAACGTGGGCGGCCTGCCCGAACAGCTTGGTTTCGATCTGATCGAGCCGCTTCGTTTCCTGTTCAAGGACGAGGTGCGGAAGCTCGGCCGGGAGCTCGGTCTCGGCTCGGAGTTCGTGGGACGGCATCCCTTCCCGGGTCCCGGGCTGGGGGTCCGGATTCTGGGGGACGTCACCGCCGACCGCGTGGCCGTGCTCCAGGAGGCGGACGCGATCTTCATCGACGAGTTGCGCGAGGCCGGGCTCTACGACCGGGTGAGTCAGGCGCTGGCCGTGCTGCTGCCGGTTCAGAGCGTCGGCGTGATGGGCGACGGCCGCAGCTACGAGAACGTGGTCGCGCTCCGGTCGGTCGAGACCGAGGACTTCATGACGGCGGACTGGAGCCAGTTGCCCCATGAGTTCCTGGGCCGCGTCGCGGGTCGGATCGTGAACGAGGTGGCGGGCGTCAACCGGGTCGTCTACGACCTGACCAGCAAGCCGCCCGGCACGATCGAATGGGAGTGA